From the genome of Solanum stenotomum isolate F172 chromosome 5, ASM1918654v1, whole genome shotgun sequence:
TTCACACGAGATATTTAAAAACAACAGGACCAAATGTTCCTCATTGGCTGATTCTTCAAGAAATTTCCAACTTAACATATTATAGGCCTTTTTGACATCAACTTTCACGAGGCATCTAGGAGTTGTCTTTCTATCATATTGTTTGAGCAAATCATGGCATATAAGCAGATTATGAATCATAGATCTTCCTAGTTTAAAGATTGCATGATTATCTGCTACTATATGAGCAACAGCCTCCTTCAGTCTACTTGAGCATTATTCCTAATACAACCTACCAAACGACGACTACATTGCAACATGATATTTGTCTATATTGACTAGCATTTTCTTGGACAATAAACTTTTGGAATGAGAGAAATATTAGTAGAAGTGATTTGTTAAGAGCAGTTCACCATTCCTGAAAAAATCAACGACTCTTTCATTCTTCTCAATCAAGCAGATTTGAAATCTGGCTCAGGACTTTTATTCTTCTCAATCCCAAACATCCAATCTTCACATCCTTGTATGTGTGACCTCTGTTAGCTTTGACTCTACTTGAAGTTGTCTACAAACACTTTAGTAATGCTTTCAGAATTAGTTTTCAAGTTTCCCTGTGCTTGTTAGCAGTCATTTCTGTTACAGGTTTTATTGGAATTGTTAACGCACATCTCCAAAATAAACAACTTAGTTAAATCTGGACAAGGACAGTGATCTGGATTGCTAGTGTTATTTGTTCACGCACGATTAACCAAATGATGATACATCTGTCAAATATTATCCGGAGGACAACCAATTAAAGATTTTGACTAGATGAGGGGGCTCTATTAAtgcttctatatatatatatatatgttgattagTATGCCAGACAAAGGACAATCATATAAATAATATCAATTCAGCTACATAAATACATGAACGGCTGTATTTCACAAAAATAGACGAAGAACGAAAGTAGCAGCTCTGGCGAATCTAAAACATCATACCAATTTCACAGCTTCAAAACCCAATATCGTACAGTTAGGAACTATGGCCACAAACACTTGTGAAGAATCCCAGACAGCAGTAAACAAACTAGTCAGCATTCACCGAAGTAATATCTTTGTTCACAATCTGCAAAGGGATAGTTCAAGGTTAATTGGTATTTGGAGTCGACCAAATGGAAAGTTTGTCAAATTGCAACAAGCATCAAGTATTAATGTAAATTAGACACACTTTCTATTTGTAGGATTGGTTGCTAGAGTTATCACCCAGCTTCCCAAATAGGGAGAAacaaatcatatattttattgatgCACAAATTGTGGTACGTTGGAAATCTAGTGGATACATTTCTTGCAACAAATAAATGATATCCACACAAATCTACTCCAGCGACCATAGGGACGCAGCAAAAGCTTATTACTACAGTGATTCAATTGACGGTTCAGTTCATAATCCAGGTGAATGCAACTCTCTTCAGCTAGAAGTACCCTTGCAGCAGACTAAAATAGGAGATAATTGTATACTAAAACCATTAGATGCAACAAAAGTCTGAATGATACCTTTGATATATGCTCTTTCATTCCATCATTAATTGGCCCATCTAGTGACCTCTCAGCAAGTTCATAAAACGTTGCATTACCTTCTGGACCATTAACTTTCTCTTTGTGCAAGTATCTGTGGATGTGCAAAAATCAGAACACCAGAAAGCAGAACTATATGACATGGACATGGAATCCTCTGTTTTGTCGGTTCTAACCTTTGTTGAACAATTGCTTCCAATGCTAGTTTGAGGTTTCCATGAACAGGATGACTTTCATCAGTTTCAGACAATCCCAGTCGTCTCAATTGATGCCAAAGATTTTCTTCAACACATTGATAGCAGCAAATGTAAGCTTCATTCCTCTCATTAGATATTAGGAAGTAAAAGACATGGAATAAATAGGAATTGAAAAATATGTTCAAGCAAAAACGAAATTGCAAATATACCTTCATTAATTTTGCCTCCAGCAAGACGAACAATGCTAGTAACGACAAAAGTAAGAGCAGTGACGTGTGATTTATTTTCATCCTCCACAAATGCCTTGTATACATCTGCCGGTAGCTGACTTCTGAGAATATATGACTTTGCATCAGCTGTCACTGTCCATCATGAAAAAGTCCATGTTGAAAATAcacaattcaacaacaaaatacaCAGCCTATGGTTCCGAATAGATTAACAACACAAATAGTTTGCAGCTTAAAATGAAGAATTCCATTTTGCAAGCCTCAATCATGAATACTACTAACTAATACCTATCTTATACAATATACATCACAGTTCCAACTTTAGTTTGTTTTTGAAGATTACTTATTACAAGTAGCAAATATCCACACTTTGTACTATGTATCTAGGGATAATCAGATGGAAAATCCAAGTGTCGCTCATAAAAACCTCATCCCCCACCCCCCAACATTCGCAGATTGATTTCCCTGTTTCATTCAAACACACAGATGCATTTCCACAGCCTCTCAAGGAGAGAATTGAAAGCTCTCTGCAGGAAGAACCAGTCTTATCAAAGGAAAAAAGTGcaaaaagctctaaggtccgTGGAGGCTTTAAGCCCAAAGCACAAATAAAGTGTgggctttaattaaaaaaagcacaaagggagaaaagaatataaatatatatttttagtccaagactaataattataaacatgaatgacaaatatatgaccaaagaaattgaaaaaaatttatgataaagtgaaatatctattatttagtgtcacttcttcataagaggcTCATTGGAAAAGAAACGTTTGCCTTAGACCCTTGATGACGACATTGAAGCGCACCTAAAGCGAGGTGAAGCGCTCAACATGTTTTGAGCCTCACTTCAGGGCTTAAGTGCACTTACAGCGCGCCTTTGATAAACTGAGAAGAACAAAATCTTAGCTAGCATCACCAATGTCACCAAGGCCGATTCTCTTCAATCTCTTGAGTTTGGTGATGGGATTAACGAGGTCTTGAAAACATGTGAATCTGATATAGCAAACCCATCCATGGAGTCTCCTGGGAGTCAGAAGCAGTAACAAGTGTACCTCAGACTGGTTCCCAAACTATACAACATAACATGACTTGGAAACTTTGGTGACCTTGACAAGGAATCGCTGCAGAACAAGAGGAGCATTGGTCAGAGACTTTGATGAAGGCGCAAATGATATGCACGAGACTCCTGCATTACCAACTACCAGAAGGAGGGGTGTAATAACTTCACTTCGCACTTAGATGGAAACAGAAATGAAGGAGTGTGAACCAAAAGAGAAAACCGGGGtggattgaagaagaaaagaaagatgtTCCAAAGACACCAGCAACTGTT
Proteins encoded in this window:
- the LOC125865847 gene encoding uncharacterized protein LOC125865847 isoform X1, which produces MSSSGEDFSQFGISVEEKDKLVAEVIRYVLFKSEQSSGCPIKREELTQLITGKNYRQRNLPAFVINEAKLKLSSIFGFEMRELQRSRSSAPQNPRSSQQVTADAKSYILRSQLPADVYKAFVEDENKSHVTALTFVVTSIVRLAGGKINEENLWHQLRRLGLSETDESHPVHGNLKLALEAIVQQRYLHKEKVNGPEGNATFYELAERSLDGPINDGMKEHISKIVNKDITSVNAD
- the LOC125865847 gene encoding uncharacterized protein LOC125865847 isoform X2, with product MSSSGEDFSQFGISVEEKDKLVAEVIRYVLFKSEQSSGCPIKREELTQLITGKNYRQRNLPAFVINEAKLKLSSIFGFEMRELQRSRSSAPQNPRSSQQADAKSYILRSQLPADVYKAFVEDENKSHVTALTFVVTSIVRLAGGKINEENLWHQLRRLGLSETDESHPVHGNLKLALEAIVQQRYLHKEKVNGPEGNATFYELAERSLDGPINDGMKEHISKIVNKDITSVNAD